Proteins encoded within one genomic window of Brachybacterium sp. P6-10-X1:
- a CDS encoding HTTM domain-containing protein: MSTPRTRVGTSGSSASTSTTPIRTWLRGRRDLPARLLDRVVTWFIADRHADYGFAVMRIASGLFLLGWLLINLPIASRIWGPGSGYWQPYREILGYDAPFNLLQHAGPGVFWLWYLVTIALVVAFTLGWRTRIITPLLFLAYTTLNGQNTPISDGGNYFIRIMLIYLILVDVSRRWSLDARRRATAASPETQTGSVLHNIGLCLVVAQVCTVYLEAGLYKVQGTLWQNGTAVYYPLQSVAYGVFPPLADLLTYFALPVFIATYVTVLAQIAFPFLLFNTITRRLVLLALLGMHLSIAVLMGLPFFSGIMASADAVLVSGTTWVAIVTWLRTTLTGNRVSRAVLSRVRGARGAHRSATTEAAAEQAASGRVETEGSQREGAQGEVSQSEGAQSEQVEPERAEVDPPRRRAGRARSTR, encoded by the coding sequence ATGAGCACCCCGAGAACTCGCGTGGGCACCTCAGGCTCTTCGGCGAGCACATCGACCACCCCGATCAGGACCTGGCTGCGCGGCCGGCGCGACCTCCCGGCCCGGCTCCTCGACCGCGTGGTCACCTGGTTCATCGCGGACCGTCACGCCGACTACGGCTTCGCCGTCATGCGCATCGCCTCCGGTCTCTTCCTGCTGGGCTGGCTGTTGATCAACCTGCCCATCGCCTCCCGCATCTGGGGGCCTGGCTCCGGGTACTGGCAGCCCTATCGCGAGATCCTCGGTTACGACGCCCCGTTCAACCTGCTCCAGCACGCCGGTCCGGGCGTGTTCTGGCTCTGGTACCTCGTCACGATCGCGCTGGTCGTCGCCTTCACCCTCGGCTGGCGCACCCGGATCATCACCCCGTTGCTGTTCCTCGCCTACACGACGCTGAACGGCCAGAACACACCGATCTCCGACGGTGGCAACTACTTCATCCGGATCATGCTCATCTACCTGATCCTCGTGGATGTCTCGCGCCGCTGGTCCCTCGACGCCCGACGTCGGGCGACAGCGGCGAGCCCCGAGACGCAGACCGGCTCTGTGCTGCACAACATCGGGCTGTGCCTGGTGGTGGCGCAGGTGTGCACCGTCTACCTCGAGGCCGGGCTCTACAAGGTCCAGGGCACCCTCTGGCAGAACGGCACCGCCGTCTACTACCCGCTGCAGTCCGTGGCCTACGGGGTGTTCCCGCCGCTGGCCGACCTGCTGACCTACTTCGCCCTGCCGGTGTTCATCGCGACCTACGTGACCGTGCTCGCGCAGATCGCCTTCCCGTTCCTGCTGTTCAACACCATCACCCGGCGCCTCGTGCTGCTCGCCCTGCTGGGCATGCACCTCAGCATCGCGGTGCTGATGGGGCTGCCGTTCTTCTCCGGCATCATGGCCTCCGCTGACGCGGTGCTCGTCTCCGGCACCACCTGGGTCGCCATCGTGACCTGGCTGCGCACCACCCTGACCGGCAATCGAGTCTCGCGGGCGGTCCTCAGCCGGGTCCGCGGAGCGCGCGGCGCGCACCGGTCGGCCACCACGGAGGCGGCGGCGGAGCAGGCGGCATCCGGACGGGTGGAGACCGAGGGTTCGCAGCGCGAGGGGGCCCAGGGCGAGGTCTCGCAGAGCGAGGGCGCACAGAGCGAGCAGGTGGAGCCCGAGCGGGCGGAGGTCGATCCCCCGCGGCGTCGTGCCGGGCGAGCACGATCGACGCGGTGA
- a CDS encoding DUF5819 family protein yields the protein MAKHRIRRFPAVVLATVGLLAAGHIGATLAYTGPDTAVKASLQPALDRYFLGPLDQGWNLFAPGPYSQDEYMLVRACVSEFDVCAGGSDAGAEFTEWRNITAEEQEAVAYNVFADRETRQSKVVHGRFWSVASDLSDDQRAMAEANHIDGDPVFGVDLYSAEASQVYPAGQLNTLRTYQRLEDAAVGLATLVMQQEYGDSVTLVEVRMLREPVPDFDQRHDPPEEQTQYWRTIGWRPAMEFDDEVTAAWT from the coding sequence ATGGCCAAGCACCGCATCCGCCGATTCCCCGCGGTGGTCCTCGCGACCGTCGGCCTCCTCGCCGCCGGCCATATCGGCGCGACCCTCGCCTATACCGGCCCCGACACCGCCGTGAAGGCTTCCCTCCAGCCCGCGCTGGACCGCTACTTCCTCGGACCCCTCGACCAGGGCTGGAACCTCTTCGCCCCCGGCCCCTACTCGCAGGACGAGTACATGCTGGTGCGTGCCTGCGTCAGCGAGTTCGACGTCTGCGCCGGCGGCAGCGACGCCGGTGCCGAGTTCACCGAGTGGCGCAACATCACCGCCGAGGAACAGGAAGCGGTCGCCTACAACGTCTTCGCCGACCGCGAGACCCGCCAGTCGAAGGTGGTCCACGGCCGGTTCTGGTCGGTCGCCTCCGATCTCAGCGACGACCAGCGCGCGATGGCCGAGGCCAACCACATCGACGGCGACCCCGTCTTCGGCGTCGACCTCTACTCCGCCGAGGCCTCCCAGGTGTATCCCGCGGGCCAGCTGAACACCCTGCGCACCTATCAGCGTCTCGAGGACGCGGCCGTCGGGCTCGCCACCCTGGTCATGCAGCAGGAGTATGGGGATTCCGTGACCCTGGTCGAGGTGCGCATGCTCCGTGAGCCCGTGCCCGACTTCGACCAGCGCCATGACCCGCCCGAGGAGCAGACCCAGTACTGGCGGACCATCGGCTGGCGCCCCGCCATGGAGTTCGACGACGAGGTGACGGCGGCATGGACATGA
- a CDS encoding choice-of-anchor G family protein, whose protein sequence is MALLSAPPALAAESDQSEALGRVINADVLSLDLANAGTSQSGFPSDPGENTNPLDVGVIDDSVALDLGTTTLPLIGDENNVGLLHLGEVGAVSSFASSPDGTNSTASAGAVGEGGALDIDGINSGMYGSASVDLTNLLDQAGVDGLTDQVIDELRLELGALGSTASESAGDVSSEYVVADGQLVISSPLVSDLSTDLQTALTDVGTTVNGALATDGALGEVADAVDIDANILGLVQLQAGGGTIGVDGLDAALQDASATLLEEPLQDANGLVSIDLNNGTIAVDLQQLGGADGLNGLPANTELLDAETIGLITGAINEALGTVTTKAGEAVTDVLNNTGVTVEIPAEITALLGAPLASVNIVVDTTLGELAGTVEGEPTITIEGELAGISLDQLLGALTPLLQDALLTPLEGAVGGVFDTATTGLTDTLNGVIDPTLATLDPVLDGVLSEVVSVTINEQPAPGYLGEESFTVNALSLELLPNLAAVNVDLASSTVRAADVIYEPTLAADPGSVEDGGTTTVTGADYPPNTDVEVQLTDTEGNPVGDPVTVTTDENGAFATDLVVPEGTTAGDFEVVGTATTGEVATAPLAVTNAAPTLVADPGTVPAGGTTTVTGSDYPADTDVEVQLTDSEGAPVGDPVTVTTDENGAFTTDLTVPEGATPGDHVVTGTATSGETADAPLAVTEAPTADNTADNTDVNTEVNTTDNTGDNTEVNTADNTEVNTTDNVADNTEVNTTDNTGDNTDVNTEVNTADNTEVNEADNTEVNTTDNVADNTEVNTTDNTGDNTDVNTEVNTADNTEVNEADNTEVNTTDNVADNTEVNTTDNTGDNTDVNTEVNTADNTEVNEADNTEVNTTDNVADNTEVNTTDNTGDNTDVNTEVNTADNTEVNEADNTEVNTTDNVADNTEANTTDNTSDNTADNTADNTARAEIDLTPDRAVQGVDDVLVSGTGYTPSGSAEAYLKAVDGDVLGSGEATEQLASAVNTLAAIVDPGERIGTVAVDENGEVTFRVNSSELDLGDYTVTVIDNEDPSLGDSELFTVVPQDDSSADNTADNTADNTDANTEVNTADNADVNTEVNTAENTEVNTADNTSDNTGDATEDPAVTVDPDSVEDGDTTTVTGEDFPPNTDVEVQLTDPEGNPVGDPVTVTTDDEGNFVTDITVPEGTDAGDYTVDATAETGESASADLTVTDGSGGDTGDDATEAPTVTVDPDSVDDGDTTTVTGEDFPPNTEVEVQLTDPEGNAVGDPVTVTTDDDGAFTADITVPEGSTPGDYTVDATAETGETASADLAVTDGSGAGDGSGTGDDTDAADNGADNTSDNTGAGDSDDATGGNGWTDSSDGNGSGFLAQTGAAGTAAIIGLAALLLLAGGAGVVVARRSVR, encoded by the coding sequence TTGGCCCTGCTGTCCGCGCCGCCGGCTCTGGCGGCCGAGTCCGACCAGTCCGAGGCGCTCGGGCGCGTCATCAACGCCGATGTGCTCAGCCTCGATCTCGCCAACGCCGGGACCAGCCAGTCCGGGTTCCCCAGTGATCCGGGCGAGAACACCAACCCGCTCGATGTGGGCGTCATCGACGACTCGGTGGCCCTGGATCTCGGCACCACCACCCTTCCGCTCATCGGCGACGAGAACAACGTCGGTCTGCTCCACCTCGGTGAGGTCGGGGCGGTCTCGAGCTTCGCGTCCTCACCCGATGGCACGAACTCCACGGCCAGCGCAGGCGCGGTCGGCGAGGGCGGCGCCCTCGACATCGACGGCATCAACAGCGGCATGTACGGCTCCGCCAGCGTCGATCTCACGAACCTTCTCGACCAGGCCGGGGTGGACGGGCTGACCGACCAGGTCATCGACGAGCTGCGGCTCGAGCTCGGCGCGCTCGGCTCGACCGCGAGCGAATCGGCCGGGGACGTCAGCTCGGAGTACGTGGTCGCGGACGGTCAGCTGGTCATCAGCTCCCCGCTGGTCTCGGACCTGTCGACCGACCTCCAGACGGCGCTGACCGACGTCGGCACCACGGTGAATGGCGCCCTGGCCACCGACGGCGCGCTCGGCGAAGTCGCCGACGCCGTGGACATCGACGCCAACATCCTGGGCCTCGTGCAGCTTCAGGCCGGCGGCGGCACCATCGGTGTCGACGGTCTGGACGCGGCGCTCCAGGACGCGAGCGCCACGCTGCTCGAGGAGCCGCTGCAGGATGCCAACGGGCTCGTCTCCATCGATCTGAACAACGGCACCATCGCCGTGGATCTCCAGCAGCTGGGCGGGGCCGACGGCCTCAACGGGCTGCCCGCCAATACCGAGCTGCTGGACGCCGAGACCATCGGCCTCATCACCGGCGCGATCAACGAGGCGCTCGGCACGGTGACCACCAAGGCCGGCGAGGCCGTGACCGACGTCCTGAACAACACGGGCGTCACCGTCGAGATCCCCGCCGAGATCACCGCGCTGCTGGGGGCTCCGCTCGCCAGCGTGAACATCGTCGTGGATACCACGCTCGGTGAGCTCGCGGGCACCGTCGAGGGCGAACCGACGATCACGATCGAGGGCGAGCTGGCCGGCATCTCGCTCGACCAGCTGCTGGGCGCGCTCACGCCGTTGCTGCAGGACGCGCTGCTCACGCCGCTCGAGGGCGCCGTCGGAGGCGTGTTCGACACCGCCACGACCGGGCTGACCGACACGCTCAACGGTGTCATCGACCCGACGCTGGCGACTCTGGACCCGGTGCTGGACGGCGTGCTCTCCGAGGTCGTCTCCGTGACGATCAACGAGCAGCCCGCTCCGGGCTACCTCGGCGAGGAGTCCTTCACGGTCAACGCGCTCAGCCTCGAGCTGCTGCCCAATCTCGCAGCGGTGAACGTCGATCTCGCGTCCTCCACGGTGCGTGCGGCCGACGTCATCTACGAGCCCACGCTCGCAGCCGATCCGGGATCGGTCGAGGACGGTGGCACCACCACCGTCACCGGCGCGGACTACCCGCCGAACACCGACGTCGAGGTGCAGCTGACCGACACCGAGGGCAACCCCGTCGGTGACCCGGTCACGGTCACCACCGACGAGAACGGCGCATTCGCGACGGATCTCGTGGTCCCCGAGGGCACCACCGCAGGTGACTTCGAGGTCGTCGGCACGGCGACCACCGGAGAGGTCGCCACGGCGCCCCTGGCCGTCACCAACGCCGCACCGACCCTCGTGGCCGATCCCGGTACCGTCCCCGCCGGTGGCACCACCACCGTCACGGGCAGCGACTACCCGGCGGACACCGACGTCGAGGTTCAGCTGACCGATTCCGAGGGCGCTCCCGTGGGTGACCCGGTCACGGTGACCACCGATGAGAACGGTGCGTTCACGACCGATCTCACCGTCCCCGAGGGCGCGACTCCCGGTGACCACGTCGTCACCGGCACCGCCACCAGCGGTGAGACGGCCGACGCGCCGCTCGCCGTCACAGAAGCCCCGACGGCGGACAACACCGCGGACAACACCGACGTGAACACGGAGGTGAACACCACCGACAACACCGGTGACAACACTGAGGTGAACACGGCTGACAACACCGAGGTCAACACGACCGACAATGTTGCCGACAACACGGAGGTGAACACCACCGACAACACCGGTGACAACACGGACGTGAACACCGAGGTGAACACGGCTGACAACACTGAGGTGAACGAGGCTGACAACACCGAGGTCAACACGACCGACAATGTTGCCGACAACACGGAGGTGAACACCACCGACAACACCGGTGACAACACGGACGTGAACACCGAGGTGAACACGGCTGACAATACTGAGGTGAACGAGGCTGACAACACCGAAGTCAACACGACCGACAATGTTGCCGACAACACGGAGGTGAACACCACCGACAACACCGGTGACAACACGGACGTGAACACCGAGGTGAACACGGCTGACAATACTGAGGTGAACGAGGCTGACAACACCGAGGTCAACACGACCGACAATGTTGCCGACAACACGGAGGTGAACACCACCGACAACACCGGTGACAACACGGACGTGAACACCGAGGTGAACACGGCTGACAATACTGAGGTGAACGAGGCTGACAACACCGAGGTCAACACGACCGACAATGTTGCCGACAACACGGAGGCGAACACCACCGACAACACCTCGGACAACACAGCCGATAACACAGCCGATAACACCGCTCGTGCGGAGATCGACCTGACGCCGGACCGTGCTGTCCAAGGAGTCGACGACGTTCTGGTCAGCGGCACCGGCTACACGCCCAGCGGGTCCGCGGAGGCTTACCTGAAGGCGGTCGACGGTGACGTGCTCGGTTCCGGCGAGGCCACGGAGCAGCTCGCTTCGGCCGTGAATACTCTCGCTGCGATCGTCGACCCCGGTGAGCGCATCGGGACGGTCGCGGTGGACGAGAACGGTGAAGTCACCTTCCGGGTGAACTCCTCGGAACTCGATCTGGGCGACTACACCGTGACCGTGATCGACAACGAGGACCCGTCCCTCGGGGACTCCGAGTTGTTCACAGTCGTCCCGCAGGACGACAGCTCGGCTGACAACACTGCCGACAACACGGCGGACAACACGGACGCGAACACCGAGGTGAACACGGCCGATAACGCTGACGTGAACACCGAGGTGAACACGGCCGAGAACACCGAGGTGAACACGGCGGACAACACCTCGGACAACACCGGCGATGCCACCGAGGACCCGGCTGTCACGGTCGATCCGGACAGCGTCGAGGACGGCGACACCACCACGGTGACCGGCGAGGACTTCCCGCCGAACACCGACGTGGAGGTGCAGCTGACCGATCCCGAGGGCAACCCCGTCGGCGATCCGGTGACCGTCACCACCGATGACGAGGGCAACTTCGTCACCGACATCACCGTTCCCGAGGGCACCGATGCCGGTGACTACACGGTCGATGCGACCGCCGAGACCGGGGAGAGCGCTTCTGCGGACCTCACCGTGACCGACGGCTCCGGTGGCGACACCGGCGACGACGCGACCGAGGCCCCGACCGTCACGGTCGATCCGGACAGCGTCGACGATGGGGACACCACCACGGTGACCGGCGAGGACTTCCCGCCGAACACCGAGGTGGAGGTGCAGCTGACCGATCCCGAGGGCAACGCCGTCGGCGATCCGGTGACCGTCACGACCGATGACGACGGGGCATTCACCGCCGACATCACGGTCCCCGAGGGCTCGACCCCCGGTGACTACACGGTCGATGCGACCGCCGAGACCGGGGAGACCGCTTCTGCGGACCTCGCCGTGACCGACGGATCCGGTGCCGGTGACGGCTCCGGCACCGGCGACGACACGGACGCCGCCGACAACGGTGCGGACAACACGTCCGACAACACCGGTGCGGGCGACTCCGATGACGCCACCGGCGGCAATGGCTGGACCGACAGCAGCGATGGCAACGGTTCGGGCTTCCTCGCCCAGACCGGTGCTGCGGGTACCGCTGCGATCATCGGCCTGGCCGCACTGCTGCTCCTCGCGGGAGGCGCCGGCGTGGTCGTCGCACGCCGCTCCGTTCGCTGA
- a CDS encoding patatin-like phospholipase family protein, protein MLPADSSPAADSPASETPGTQRIDLVLEGGGVKGIALAGAIEVLEERGYRINRIAGSSAGAIAGALSTAGISGKTMVEILRATDYERFQDGPFYTRFLLGKALSILLHNGIYRGDYLTQWLQEQLTTYGHPGGTGTFADLLYRDPDPELDLQDGTQYRLVLTASDLSAGRLRFLPEDASEYGTAPAQLRVLDAVRASVSIPVFFRPVRWRTEKGRPAWLVDGGLLSNFPVSVFDRPEGQVPRWPTVGIKLSSRPEKNLGVVNTITGPLSFAKAVVDTVTGFYDRMHIESSHARARTIFVDTEAVRPTEFDLSDADQEMLYRKGREAATEFLDGDGDRPGWDFQRYIAEHRSASRT, encoded by the coding sequence ATGCTTCCCGCCGACTCCTCCCCCGCGGCCGATTCCCCCGCCTCCGAGACCCCCGGCACCCAGCGCATCGATCTGGTGCTCGAGGGCGGTGGGGTCAAGGGCATCGCCCTGGCCGGGGCCATCGAGGTGCTCGAGGAGCGCGGATACCGGATCAATCGGATCGCCGGCTCGTCCGCCGGGGCGATCGCGGGAGCGCTGAGCACCGCCGGGATCTCCGGGAAGACGATGGTGGAGATCCTGCGGGCCACCGACTACGAGCGCTTCCAGGACGGGCCCTTCTACACCCGGTTCCTGCTCGGCAAGGCGCTGAGCATCCTGCTGCACAACGGCATCTACCGCGGGGACTACCTCACGCAGTGGTTGCAGGAGCAGCTGACCACCTACGGCCATCCCGGCGGCACCGGTACCTTCGCCGACCTGCTGTACCGCGACCCGGATCCGGAGCTGGACCTGCAGGACGGCACGCAGTACCGGCTCGTGCTGACCGCTTCCGACCTCTCTGCCGGGCGGTTGCGGTTCCTGCCGGAGGACGCCTCTGAATACGGCACCGCCCCGGCGCAGCTGCGGGTGCTCGACGCGGTGCGGGCCTCGGTCTCGATCCCGGTCTTCTTCCGTCCCGTGAGGTGGAGGACGGAGAAGGGAAGGCCGGCGTGGCTGGTCGACGGCGGGCTGCTGTCGAACTTCCCCGTCTCGGTGTTCGACCGCCCCGAGGGGCAGGTGCCGCGCTGGCCCACCGTCGGCATCAAGCTCTCCTCGCGCCCGGAGAAGAACCTCGGCGTGGTCAACACGATCACCGGCCCGCTGTCCTTCGCCAAGGCGGTGGTGGACACTGTCACCGGGTTCTACGACCGGATGCACATCGAGTCCTCGCATGCCCGGGCGCGGACGATCTTCGTCGACACGGAGGCGGTCCGCCCGACGGAGTTCGACCTCTCCGACGCGGACCAGGAGATGCTCTACCGCAAGGGCCGCGAGGCCGCGACCGAGTTCCTCGACGGCGACGGGGATCGCCCGGGATGGGACTTCCAGCGGTACATCGCGGAGCACCGTTCGGCGTCACGGACCTGA
- a CDS encoding PEP/pyruvate-binding domain-containing protein — MSSTAPRNGTAATVIPLDRIDAQMLDLVGGKALGLARMMAAGERVPPGFCVTTRAHRSGRVPREEVLAAYRELGEGPVAVRSSATAEDRPEASFAGLQDTFLDVEGEEALLEAIERCWTSLHSDRATAYRADLDWEGETQMAVVVQRVIAPRAAGVMFTANPVTGTRGEIVIDATAGLGDGIVDGSVEGDHYVLTDAAPPSACAPGRSSRSTVPPGRSSSTRSDLPPSRRSCVAPARPRRGQVRDAERCSAMYRWKSHPGRSPSPSRNSVAASRPLR, encoded by the coding sequence GTGAGCAGCACCGCACCGCGGAACGGGACCGCAGCGACCGTGATCCCCCTGGATCGGATCGACGCGCAGATGCTGGACCTCGTCGGCGGGAAGGCCCTCGGGCTCGCACGCATGATGGCCGCGGGGGAGCGGGTCCCGCCCGGCTTCTGCGTGACCACGCGTGCCCATCGCTCCGGGCGCGTGCCGCGCGAGGAGGTGCTGGCGGCCTACCGGGAGCTCGGCGAGGGACCGGTCGCGGTGCGCTCCAGCGCCACGGCGGAGGACCGTCCCGAGGCGAGCTTCGCCGGCCTGCAGGACACCTTCCTCGACGTCGAGGGAGAGGAAGCCCTTCTCGAGGCGATCGAACGGTGCTGGACCTCCCTGCACAGCGACCGGGCCACCGCCTATCGCGCCGACCTGGATTGGGAGGGCGAGACGCAGATGGCGGTGGTGGTCCAGCGGGTGATCGCGCCGCGCGCCGCCGGGGTGATGTTCACCGCGAACCCGGTCACAGGCACCCGCGGCGAGATCGTCATCGACGCCACCGCGGGACTGGGGGACGGCATCGTCGACGGCTCCGTCGAGGGCGACCACTACGTGCTGACCGACGCGGCGCCACCGAGCGCTTGCGCACCAGGCAGATCGTCACGATCGACGGTTCCACCGGGACGGTCGAGCTCGACCAGGAGTGACCTCCCACCGTCCCGGCGGTCGTGCGTCGCTCCGGCGCGTCCGCGGAGAGGTCAGGTCCGTGACGCCGAACGGTGCTCCGCGATGTACCGCTGGAAGTCCCATCCCGGGCGATCCCCGTCGCCGTCGAGGAACTCGGTCGCGGCCTCGCGGCCCTTGCGGTAG
- a CDS encoding tripartite tricarboxylate transporter permease: MEEFLLGLSTAFTFQNLLIVFVGVLVGNLIGVLPGLGSAGTIALLLPITFAMPPESAIIMLAGIFYGSAYGGTITSVLLKIPGEATTIVTTFDGYQMARKGQGGVALGVSAIGSFVGGTVAIAGLLFLAAPIARLALGFGPAEYALLALVGIVLVAYLANGGMLRGVVVACVGLLLATVGTDPIDGTSRFTLGVPALAGGIEFTAVAMGLFGIGELLHTIEESKRHPPQSLGYGRVLPNRREMRTSTGPFARGSVLGFLLGILPGGGATIASMASYGVEKRVSKHPEKFGTGVIEGVAGPETANNAAANASFIPLLSLGIPANTTMAVIFGALMIQGITPGPQLIQTHPEVFWGVIVSMFIGNLMLLVLNIPLIHLFTRLLSAPMRFLGPLTLLVTVVGVYSVNYSVFDIWVALVFGILGYVMKKFGFEVAPLALAFVLGPLLEANVRRSLLQSDGSFGVFASSPIFAVLVGGALLWAVSGWVGRRRAAASEPEKATSARH, from the coding sequence ATGGAAGAGTTCCTGCTGGGGCTGTCGACGGCCTTCACGTTCCAGAACCTGCTGATCGTCTTCGTAGGGGTGCTGGTCGGGAATCTGATCGGCGTGCTGCCCGGGCTCGGGTCGGCCGGGACGATCGCCCTGCTGCTGCCCATCACCTTCGCGATGCCGCCGGAATCAGCGATCATCATGCTCGCCGGGATCTTCTACGGTTCTGCGTACGGTGGAACGATCACGTCGGTGCTGTTGAAGATCCCCGGCGAGGCGACGACCATCGTCACCACTTTCGACGGCTACCAGATGGCGCGAAAGGGCCAGGGAGGCGTGGCCCTCGGGGTCTCGGCCATCGGGTCCTTCGTCGGCGGGACGGTCGCGATCGCGGGACTGCTCTTCCTCGCCGCACCGATCGCGCGGCTGGCTCTCGGGTTCGGTCCGGCGGAGTACGCGCTCCTCGCCCTGGTCGGGATCGTCCTGGTCGCCTACCTGGCGAACGGCGGGATGCTTCGCGGGGTCGTCGTGGCCTGCGTCGGGCTCCTGCTGGCCACCGTGGGGACCGACCCGATCGACGGGACGAGCCGATTCACGCTGGGGGTTCCCGCGCTCGCGGGCGGGATCGAGTTCACGGCGGTCGCCATGGGCCTGTTCGGGATCGGCGAGCTGCTGCATACGATCGAGGAGTCGAAGCGCCATCCGCCGCAGTCGCTGGGATATGGGCGCGTGCTCCCGAACCGACGGGAGATGAGGACCTCCACGGGCCCGTTCGCGCGGGGCTCGGTCCTCGGGTTCCTCCTCGGCATCCTTCCGGGTGGCGGCGCGACGATCGCGTCGATGGCGTCCTACGGCGTCGAGAAGCGCGTCTCGAAGCACCCGGAGAAGTTCGGGACCGGCGTGATCGAGGGCGTCGCGGGGCCGGAGACCGCGAACAACGCGGCGGCGAACGCGTCCTTCATCCCGCTGCTCAGCCTCGGCATCCCGGCCAACACGACGATGGCGGTCATCTTCGGCGCGCTCATGATCCAGGGGATCACTCCGGGGCCTCAGCTCATCCAGACCCATCCGGAGGTCTTCTGGGGGGTGATCGTCTCGATGTTCATCGGCAACCTCATGCTCCTGGTGCTGAACATTCCTCTGATCCATCTCTTCACCCGGTTGCTGAGCGCGCCGATGCGATTCCTCGGTCCCCTCACTCTGCTCGTGACGGTCGTCGGGGTGTACAGCGTGAACTACTCGGTGTTCGACATCTGGGTCGCTCTCGTCTTCGGCATCCTGGGCTACGTGATGAAGAAGTTCGGCTTCGAGGTCGCACCGCTGGCGCTCGCCTTCGTGCTCGGGCCTCTGCTCGAAGCCAATGTGCGCAGGAGCCTCCTCCAGTCCGACGGCTCGTTCGGGGTCTTCGCCAGCAGTCCGATCTTCGCCGTTCTGGTCGGCGGGGCTTTGCTGTGGGCCGTGTCCGGCTGGGTCGGCCGGCGTCGTGCGGCGGCCTCCGAGCCGGAGAAGGCGACGAGTGCACGGCACTGA
- a CDS encoding tripartite tricarboxylate transporter TctB family protein: MDMEHPPQEPLGPTSAEVPPTVRQRALKPLGAGVLALVGIGAIVWAITFDVGSLDRPGAGLWPVALGGALTLGAAVFLVVNRDGKEGAFGREQVDAVIAVASIIAFILLFQHVHFVPAALVLMAGCQFAAGARRPVPIAVTCVLATAAAWVLFFVVLGVSTPL, translated from the coding sequence ATGGATATGGAACATCCTCCGCAGGAGCCGCTCGGGCCGACGTCGGCCGAGGTGCCCCCGACAGTGAGGCAGAGGGCGCTCAAACCTCTGGGCGCCGGTGTGCTGGCCCTCGTCGGGATCGGCGCGATCGTCTGGGCGATCACTTTCGACGTCGGCTCCCTCGACCGGCCGGGAGCCGGCCTGTGGCCGGTGGCGCTGGGAGGCGCGCTCACCCTCGGCGCCGCGGTGTTCCTCGTCGTCAACCGGGACGGGAAGGAGGGCGCCTTCGGCCGCGAACAGGTCGATGCGGTGATCGCGGTCGCCTCGATCATTGCGTTCATCCTGCTCTTCCAGCACGTGCACTTCGTCCCGGCCGCTCTCGTGCTGATGGCCGGCTGTCAGTTCGCCGCCGGTGCCCGGAGACCTGTGCCGATCGCCGTGACGTGCGTGCTCGCCACCGCGGCCGCGTGGGTGCTGTTCTTCGTCGTCCTCGGCGTCTCGACCCCGCTGTGA